GCGCGGCGGATGGCATGCGGTCGTAGAGCGCCACCCGCATCCCCGCCGCTGACAACACCTCCGCGGCCGCGAGCCCGGCGGGGCCGGCGCCGACGATGGCGATGTAGGGGGAAGGCTGGGTCACGATCTGGTCCAAGGTTTGGGGGCGACCGGGTGTAAGCACGGCCGGGCTCCGGACGCCAGCATTCTCGGCTCTGCGGCCTGCAAAGCCGTGGACGGCGGGGATTTGGCGCAGCGGCCATCGACGTGCGGGCGCGCGATGCTATGTATGGGACAGGCCAGCGACGGCCCCGAAGGCAGCCAGATGAGCGACGAGCAGCAGATCGACGACCAGCAGGACGGACCGGGCTTCGACCTCGGCCTGCCCGAGGCTGCGCCGACGCCTGCCGCCCCAGCGCCCGCCCAGACCGCACCCACCGAGGCTTCCCCCGGCGCCTACCGGGTGCTGGCGCGCAAATACCGCCCGCAGAATTTCGCGGACCTCATCGGCCAGGAGGCCATGGTCCGCACCCTGCGCAATGCCTTCTCCTCGGGGCGGATCGCGCAGGCCTATATCCTCACCGGCGTGCGCGGCGTGGGCAAGACCACCACCGCCCGCATCCTTGCCCGCGCTTTGAACTACGAGCCGGCGGACGGCGCCCCCGGCGGGCCGAGCCTCGATCTTGCGGTGATGGGCAAGCACTGCCGCGACATCATCGAATCCCGCCATGTGGACGTGATGGAGATGGACGCTGCGTCCAACACCTCCATCAACGACATCCGCGAGATCATCGAGAGCGCGCGCTACCGCCCGGTAATGGCGCGCTACAAGGTCTACATCATCGACGAAGTGCACATGCTCTCCACTGCGGCCTTCAACGGGCTGCTGAAGACGCTGGAAGAGCCGCCGGAGCATGTGAAGTTCATCTTCGCCACCACCGAGATCCGCAAGGTGCCAGTCACCGTGCTGTCCCGCTGCCAGCGGTTCGACCTGCGCCGGGTGGAGGCGGGCACGCTGGCCGCGCACCTCTCCGGCATCTGCGCGCGCGAGGGCGTCACCATCGAGCCGGAGGCGCTCTCCATCGTCGCCCGCGCGGCCGAGGGCTCGGTGCGCGACAGCCTGTCCCTGCTGGATCAGGCCATCGCCCACGGCGGCGGCACGGTGGGCGCGGACGAGGTGCGGCGCCTCCTCGGCCTCGCCGACAAGGGGCGCGTGATCGACCTGTTCGAGGCGCTGATGAAGGGCGAGATCGCTCGCGCGCTGGCGGAATTCCGCGACCAGTACGATTCCGGCGCCGACCCCGCCGTCATTCTCACCGACCTCGCCGATTTCACCCATCTCGTCACCCGCCTGAAGATCGTGCCCGATGCGGCCGACGACGCCGCGCTCGTGGAGGCCGAGCGGGTGCGTGGCTCCGAGATGGCCCAGGGCCTCTCCATGCGGGTGCTGGCCCGCGCCTGGCAGATGCTCTCGAAGGGCATCGGCGAAGTGCAGCAGGCGCCGAAGCCCGCCCAGGCGGCGGAGATGGTGCTGGTGCGCCTCGCCTATGCCGCCGACCTGCCGACCCCGGACGAGGCCCTGCGGCGGTTGAAGGACCAGCCGGTCCCCGCGCCCGCCGCGCCGTCCTTGCCCTCCGGCGGCGGGGGTGGTGGTGGCGGTCCGCGCCTCTCCCTCGCGCCGCGCCCGGCGGAAGCCCGGCCGCAGCCGCGCGAAGAGATTCGCACCGATGCCCGCGCGGCGCTGCCTGCCGAGGGGCCGCGCCTCGGCAGCCTCGCCGACGTGGCGGCCCTTGCCGCAGCCCGCCGCGACCTTGCCCTGAAGCACGGCATCGAGACGCAGTTGCGCCCCGTGCATGTGGAGGACGGGCGCATCGAGGTGGCGCTGGTGCCCGGCGCGCCGGGCAGCCTCATTCAGGATCTTTCCCGCAAGCTCAACGACTGGACCGGCCGGCGCTGGATGGTCTCCGTCTCCTCCCAGTCCGGCGGGCCGACGCTGGCGGAGGAGAATGCGGCGGTGAAGGCCGAGCGGGAGGAGGGCATCAAGGCCCATCCGCTGGTGGCCGCCGTGCTCGCCCGTTTCCCAGGCGCCGAGGTGGTGGACGTGCGCACCCGCGAGGAGCCCCCCGCCGACGAGGGCCTCGCGCCCTCGGAGGAGGATTACCTCGCCGGCCCGGGCGCCGACGACGAGATCGAATTCTAGAGCACACCGGGTGTGCTCTATTTGTTTGTTTTTACGCAATTCCGGACGCGAAACCGGTTCGCACTTTCGCTGGAATTGCTCAAGCAAGGGATAGGAGTACCATGCGCGACCTCATGGGCATGATGAAGCAGGCCAAGGAGCTTCAGGACCGCATGCAGCAGATGCAGGCGGAGCTGGAGACGGTCGAGGTGGAAGGCAGCTCCGGCGGCGGCCTCGTCTCGGTGCGCGTCACGGCCAAGGGCGAATGCAAGGCGGTGCGCATCGACCCCTCGCTGGTGAAACCGGAGGAGGTGGAAATCCTCGAAGACCTCATCGTCGCCGCTTTGGCCGATGCGCGGGGCAAGGCCGAGCGGGTGATGCAGGAAAAGATGCAGTCCCTCACCGGCGGGTTGGCGCTGCCGCCGGGGCTGAAGCTGTTCTGAGGGGGCCTCGTCACCAAAGCGAGCGTCCGCTGGCCGTCCGTAGCCAGGGGGTGCATCCTCAAACAAGAAGGGCGGCCTCGCGGCCGCCCGTCTCTATTCAACGCTGATGCGGAGGATCACTCCGCCGCGCCGGCCTCGCCTTCGGAGGCGGTGCGGCCGGCTTCGCGCTCGGCCTTGGCCTTGGCTTCCAGATCCTCGCCGGTGGCCTGGTCGACCACCTTCATGGACAGGCGGGTCTTGCCGCGCTCGTCGAAGCCCATGAGCTTCACCTTCACCTTGTCGCCTTCCTTGACGACGTCGGAGGGCTTGGCCACGCGCTCGTTGGCCATCTGCGACACGTGGACGAGGCCGTCCTTGGAGCCGAAGAAGTTCACGAAGGCGCCGAAGTCCACCACCTTCACGACGGTGCCCTCATAGATCTGGCCCACTTCCGGCTCGGAAGCGATGGACTTGATCCAGTTGATGGCGGCCTTGATCGCCTCGCCATTGGCGGACGCGATCTTGATGGTGCCGTCGTCCTCGATGTTGATCTTGGCGCCGGTCTTCTCGACGATCTCGCGGATCACCTTGCCGCCGGAGCCGATCACTTCGCGGATCTTGTCCACGGCGATCTTCATCACCTCGATGCGCGGGGCGTGCTCGCCGAGTTCCGCGCGGGCGGTGGTGAGGGCCTTCGCCATCTCGCCGAGGATGTGGACGCGGCCGTCCTTCGCCTGGGTGAGGGCGACCTTCATGATCTCCTCGGTGATGCCGGCGATCTTGATGTCCATCTGGAGCGAGGTCACGCCCTGCTCCGTGCCGGCCACCTTGAAGTCCATGTCGCCGAGGTGATCCTCGTCGCCGAGGATGTCGGAGAGCACCGCGAACTTCTCATCCTCGAGGATGAGGCCCATGGCGATGCCCGCCACCGGACGGCGCAGCGGGACGCCCGCATCCATCAGCGCCAGCGAGGTGCCGCAGACGGTGGCCATGGAGGACGAGCCGTTCGACTCGAGGATCTCCGACACCACGCGCAGGGTGTAGGGGAACTCGTGCTTGGCGGGCAGCATGGGGTGGATGGCGCGCCAGGCGAGCTTGCCGTGGCCGATCTCGCGGCGGCCGGGCGAGCCCATGCGGCCGGTCTCGCCCACGGAGAAGGGCGGGAAGTTGTAGTGCAGCAGGAAGTGCTCCTTGTAGGTGCCTTCCAGGCTGTCGATGAACTGCTCGTCCTCGCCGGTGCCGAGGGTGGCGACCACGAGGGCCTGCGTCTCGCCGCGGGTGAACAGCGCGGAGCCATGGGCGCGCGGCAGGATGCCGACCTCGGAGACGATCGGGCGCACGGTGCGCACGTCGCGGCCGTCGATGCGGATGCCGTCGTCGAGGATGTTCCAGCGCACGATCTTGGCTTCGAGCGCCTTGAACACCTCGGAGACCACCTGCGGGTTCGGCACGGACGTGCCGCCGATGGCGAGCTCCTCGTAATACTTCTTCACCTTGGACTTGGCGGCGCCGACGGCGGCGTAGCGGTCCTGCTTCTGCTTGATCTTGTAGGCGGCGCGCAGATCGTGCTCGGCGATCTCCTTCACCTTGGCCTCGATCTCCGAGACGTCGAGCGGCGCGAAGGTGCGGGGCTCCTTGGCGGCCTTCTCGGCGAGCTTGATGATGGCCTGGATCACCGGCTGGAAGTGGCGATGGCCGAACATCACGGCGCCGAGCATGATCTCCTCGGGCAGCTCTTTGGCTTCCGATTCCACCATCAGCACCGCGTCACCCGTGCCGGCGACCACGAGGTCGAGGGAGCTTTCCTTCACCTCGTCGACGGTGGGGTTGAGCACGTATTCATTGTCGATGAAGCCGACGCGGGCGGCGCCCACCGGACCCATGAAGGGGATGCCGGAGAGGGTCAGCGCGGCGGAGGCGGCGACCAGGGCGACCACGTCCGGATCGTTCTCGAGGTCATGCGCCAGCACGGTGACGACCACCTGGGTGTCGCACTTGTAGCCCTCGGGGAACAGGGGGCGGATCGGGCGGTCGATGAGGCGGGAGACCAGCGTCTCCTTCTCGGACGGACGACCCTCGCGCTTGAAATAGCCGCCGGGGATGCGGCCGGCCGCGTAGGTCTTTTCCTGATAGTTCACGGTCAGCGGAAAGAAATCCTGGCCGGGCTTCGGCTCCTTGGCCGAAACGACGGTGGCGAGAACCTTGGTGTCGCCGTAGGTGGCCAGCACGGAGCCGTCGGCCTGGCGGGCCATCTTGCCCGTCTCGAGGGTGAGGGTGGTTCCGCCCCAGTCCAGCTCTTCGCGGTGGATGTCGAACATGTCTTGCTCTTTCAGTTCAGGCGCGAACGAAAAAAGCCATGAGCAAGACGGCCGGACGCGCCGCGCGAAGCCAAACCCTCATACGGGGGCTCCGACGGTTGCGTCCGGCGATCCTGCCATGGCTTCTTCCATTCACGGACCCGCAGCAGGCCCCATGCCCGCTGCGTATATGCGCCCCCGTGGCGGGGGCGCGCGGCGCCAGCCTGTCGCCCGGCCGGCGCCGGAAACCGGCGTCAGCGGCGGATGCCCAGACGCCCGATGAGGGACTTGTAGCGGCCCTCGTCCTTCTTCTTCAGATAGTCGAGCAGGCTGCGCCGCTGCGAGACGAGCTTGAGAAGCCCGCGACGCGAGTGGTTGTCCTTGTTGTGGGACTTGAAGTGCTCGGTGAGGTTGGTGATGCGCTCGGTGAGGATCGCAACCTGCACCTCGGGCGAACCCGTGTCGCCGTCCTTGGCACCAAAGTCCTTGATGAGCGCCTGCTTGCGCTCCGCCGTGATCGACATCGGTCAATCCTTTCAACAGAGAGTGGGGAGGAGGCGGAAGCCCTTGTGCCGGGTCCCTCGTAGAGGTAGCGGCGGGCTCTCGATCTCCGTTCGGCCGGGCCGGGATGTCGTCCAGCACGGTCGAAGCTGTGCGAAACGCGGGATCGGTCCAATGACCATCCGTTGCCGTTTCCGTATTGCCGTCAGCATATTAAGCTGCCAACGGGAAACGCGGCGCCCCGAGGGGCACCGTCCGCGCGGCGGACTATAGCTAAATTTCCGCGCCCGGCCAGCGGAATGTTTCGCCGCCTCCGGTGGCTCAGTCAGCGCCCTGGTCGGCCGGATTGTTAGTCAGCGCCCTGGTCGGCCGCATGGCCGGCGGCGGTGATGCCGGCGATGGCGCAGGCCTCGTCATTGTCGGAGGTGTCGCCGGAGATGCCGACCACGCCGATCACCTTGCCGTCGCCGGAGCGGATCAGCACGCCGCCCGGTACCGGGATGAGCGAGCCGCCGATGGCGGAGGTGGCGGCGGCGATGAAGAAGGGCTGGTCCTTCGCCCGCTTGAACAGGGAGCGCGAGCCCATGCCCAGCGCCAGCGCACCCTTGGCCTTGCCGAGGGCGATATCCATGCGGTTGAGGCTGGTGCCGTCCTCGGAGCCGGCCGCCTTGAGCGCGCCGCGCCCATCAAGAACGCAGATGGCGAGCGGGTTCATGCCGCCCGCCCGGGCATGGGCGAGGGCCGTCGTGACGATGGTCTGGGCCTGTTCGAGCTTGAGTTCCGACACGGCTTGGTCCTTTCCCCTTCGGACGCCGGGCGGCGTCGCGATTGCCTCTGACGCCTCCCTCTAAACTAAGCGGCGGTCAATGCGAACCGGGAGGGAGACGCCGAGAATCCTCTCCCCTGCGCCCCCGCCGCCGTGCCACCATGCGCCCCGCCCCAGAGAGCCGATCCGGGAGAGCGCCGACATGATCCCGACCCGACAGAGCCGCGAGCCCGGGCATCGCCGGAAGTTCCTGGTGGTGGTGGACGACACGCCCGAATGCGATCGCGCCGTCTATTACGCCGCCCGCCGCGCCGCCGGTACCGAGGGCGGGGTGGTGATGCTGGGCGTTCTGGAGCTTGAAGGCGTCAGCCAGCAATGGCTGGGCGTCGCCGATTTGATGCGGGCCGAGGCCCATGAGGAGATGGAGGCCCGGCTCGCCAAATATGTCGCACGGGCGCGGCAGGTGGCCGGAATCGCCCCGGAAACGGTGATCCGCGAAGGTGCGCTGGCCGAGGCCATCGGCGCGGTGATCCGCGAGGACCGCGACATCGCCATCCTGGTGCTCGCGGCCGGGACGGGGAAGGAAGGGCCGGGGCCGCTGGTCGCGTCGCTGGCCGCCGGCCATGCGGCGCGCTTTCCCATCCCGGTCACCATCGTGCCGGGCGCGCTGACCGATCAGGAGCTGGACGGGCTCGCCTGAAAAGATGCACCGCCGGGACAGATCGCTCCATCCCGGCGGTCGCGCGGCCCGAACGAGAAACGCAAGGACTAGATCCTCGCTCGGGACGGCGGTTCGAATGTCTGGTTGATCCGGCAGCTTTGGCGGATCGGGCGCGGACGCGTCATCGTGGCGATGGCGAGCGCTTCAGCGCCGGGCGTCGCCATCGACGGGTCGAGGCGGAACGCGGTCGGCGGGCAGGAACACCCCCCGTGCGGCGCAATTGCGGCGATGCGGTTCGGGATCGGCGGACGTGCCATGCGCGAATCGCAGATCGTTGCCGGCAAAGCACGGACGCGAACGCCGGACTTGCGTGCGCGTCATTTCCGTCTATATTAGCGCCGTCCCCCATGGGGATGCCTCAGCGCCATCGCAGTCGAAGGTGATGAGAGTGGGCCCCGGTCGGGACCCGCTCCTTTTCTGCTTATCCGGTGTCCATCGACATTGGATGCGCCCTCGGGCGTCGGGCGGGCTGCTGGCTGAAGAAGAATTTCGGGCGCCGGTGCCAAGCCGCCGCGTCCGGCGCAAATGAACCAGCGGACGGCGCATGGCGGAAGCCGATGCGAACAGTCCGCGCCCGGAGTGACATGACCGAGATCAACGCCGTGCTGGACGATCCCAACGAGCCGCGCCTCATCACCGAGACCGGCGTGGCGGCCCGCGTCGCCGCCATCGCTTCCGGCGTGCTCGGCGGCCTCGGCTACCGGCTGGTGCGCGTGAAGGTGACGAACCGCGACGGCGGCACCGTGCAGATCATGGCCGAGCGTCCCGACGGCACCATGTCCATCGACGATTGCGAGGCCGCCTCCCGCGCCCTCTCGCCGGTGCTCGACGTGGAAGACCCCATCGCCAGCGCCTACCGCCTGGAAATGTCCTCGCCCGGCATCGACCGGCCGCTGGTGCGGCTGTCGGATTTCGTCCGTTGGGCGGGCCATGAGGTGAAGGTGGAGATGAGCGTGCCGGTGGACAGCCGCAAGCGCTTCCGCGGCATTCTCACCGGCGCCGAGGACGGCGATGCGCTGGTGCGCCGCACCGATGCGCGCGCCGACGAGGAGCCTACCGTCCGCCTGCCACTCCGCGACATCCACGATGCCCGCCTCGTACTGACCGACGCGCTGGTCCGCGAGGCGCTGCGCGCGGCGAAGGCGGCCGGACAGGCGGTGGACGACGAGATCGACGAGGATGCCGAGGATTTCCTCGACACCGTCGATCCTCTGGAAGCCGACGACACGTTCGAGCCGGGCGATTTGGACGGCGATGAAGACGAGGCCCCCGCCGCTCCGGCGCGCGGCCCCGTTGCCAACAAGGGCGCCACTGGCAAGGTCGCCGGCAAGAAGGCCAAGAAATCCAAGGTCGCGGGCAAGAAACCCGTGTCCAAGAAATCCAATGCCAAGAAGAAGGCGGGCCTCGAGACGGCCGCCTCCTCGGCCAACGCCAGCAGCGTGAAGGAGAAGCACTGATGGTCGCCGTCAGCGCAAACCGGCTGGAACTCCTGCAGATCGCCGATGCGGTCGCGCGGGAGAAGTCCATCGACCGCAGCATCGTGATCGCCGCCATGGAGGACGCCATCGCCAAGGCCGCGCGCTCGCGCTACGGCCAGGAGACGGACATCCACGCCGACATCAACCCGCGCACCGGCGAGCTGCGCCTCGCGCGGCATCTGCTCGTGGTGGACGACGTGGAGAACACCGCCACCGAGATCACGCTGGACGGCGCCCGCCGCCACAATCCGGCGGCGCAGGTGGGCGACACCATCGCCGACACCCTGCCGCCCTTCGATTTCGGCCGCATCGCCGCGCAGAGCGCCAAGCAGGTCATCGTGCAGAAGGTGCGCGAGGCCGAGCGCGACCGGCAATATGACGAATACAAGGACCGCATCGGCGACGTGCTGAACGGCCTCGTGAAGCGCGTCGAGTATGGCAACGTTGTCGTGGACCTCGGCCGTGGCGAAGGCATCCTGCGCCGCGACGAGCTGCTCCCGCGCGAGACCGTGAAGACCGGCGACCGCATCCGCGCCTACATCTACGACGTGCGCCGCGAGCCGCGCGGCCCGCAGATCTTCCTGTCCCGCACCCATCCCCAGTTCATGGCGAAGCTGTTCGCGCAGGAAGTGCCGGAGATCTACGACGGCATTGTCGAGATCAAGGCGGTGGCCCGCGACCCCGGCTCCCGCGCCAAGATCGCCGTCATCTCCCGCGACCAGTCGGTGGACCCGGTCGGCGCCTGCGTCGGCATGCGCGGCTCGCGCGTGCAGGCGGTGGTGAACGAGCTGCAGGGCGAGAAGATCGACATCATCCCCTGGAATCCGGACATCGCCACCTTCATCGTCAATGCCCTCGCCCCCGCCGAGGTGGTGAAGGTGGTGCTCGACGAGGACCGCGAGCGCATCGAGGTGGTGGTGCCCGACGCCCAGCTGTCGCTGGCCATCGGCCGTCGCGGCCAGAACGTGCGCCTCGCCACCCAGCTCACCGGCTGGGACATCGACATCATGACCGAGCAGGAGGAGAGCGAGCGGCGGCAGAAGGAATTCGCCGAGCGCACCAAGATGTTCTCCGAGGCCCTCGATCTCGACGAGATGATGGGCCAGCTGCTCACCTCGGAGGGCTTCACCTCGGTGGAGGAGATCGCCTACGTGCCGATCTCCGAGCTCGCCTCCATCGAAGGCTTCGACGAGGACACCGCCACCGAGCTGCAGTCCCGCGCCCTCAAGCACCTCGCCGAGGTGGAGGAGGCGCTCGACGCCCGCCGCAAGGAACTCGGCGTCGAGGACGAGGTGAAGGACGTGCCCGGCGTTACCTCCAAGATGCTGGTGGCCTTCGGCGAGAACGACATCAAGACCGTCGAGGATCTCGCCGGCTGCGCCACCGACGATCTCATCGGCTGGAGCGAGCGCAAGGACGGCGAGACCATCCGCCATGCCGGCGCGCTGGACGGCTTCGAGTTCTCCCGCGAGGAGGCCGAGGCCCTCATCATGCAGGCCCGCGTCGCCGCGGGCTGGATCGAGGCCGAGCCTGAAGCCGAGGGCGAAGACGCCCCGGCCGAAGACGCCTGAGCCAAGGAGATGACCACTGGTGCCCGCGATACTGGACGAGGACGAGACGGACGAGGGGCCGCGCAGCCTGGCTGCGGCGCGGGCACCCTTGTCGCGCCTGTGCCTCGCCACGCGGCGGGTGCTGCCGGTGGCCGACATGCTCCGCTTCGTGGTGGCGCCGGACGGCGCCATCATCCCGGATCTTTCGCGTAAGCTCCCCGGCCGTGGTGCCTGGGTGGGGGCCACGCGCGCCGATTTCGACGCGGCGCTGAAGAAGAAGGCCTTTGGCCGCGCCTTCAAGGGCCGTGGCAAGGCGGCGCCCGATCTCGCCGATCTGGTGGATCGGCTCATTTACAAGGATGCCCTCGCCGCCCTCTCCCTCGCCAACAAGGCGGGACGGGTCGTGACGGGGTTCACCAAGGTCGAGGCGGCCCTGGGCACCGGCGATGTGCTGGTCGTCCTCAACGCCAGTGACGCGCGCCCGGACGGGGTGCGCAAGCTCAATGCCCTCCTGCGACAGGTCGAGGCCGCCGGTTTCCGTGCGGTACACACGGTCGATTGCTTTCCCGGCATCGATTTGGACTTGGCGTTGGGGCGGTCAAATGTGGTACATGCGGCGCTACTCGCGCATCCGACGGCCAAAGGGTTTCTGGAGCGCTGCCACAGGCTCTCGCGCTGGCGGACGGGTACGTCCCTCGGCGAGACGCCCGGGCAGGGTCCAAACCCCAGCCATGGCAATGATTTGAGCCATGGTGCTGATCTCCCGCATGACCCCGGCCGGATGCAAGGAACGGATACGGAATGAACGACACCAAGACCCCAGGCGACAAGACGCTGCATCCCGCCCCCGGCAAGACGCTCACGCTGAAGCGCCCGGTGGAGCAGGGAACGGTGCGCCAAAGCTTCAGCCATGGCCGCTCGAAGGCGGTCGTGGTGGAGAAGGTGAAGCGCCGCGTCATCGCCCCAGGTGAGGCTGGCCATGGGAGCGCGCCCGCGGCGCCGGCTCCGGCGGCCCCGGCTGCGCAGGCGAAGGCGCCTGCCGCACCGGCCGCGCCCGCCCGTCCTGCCGCACCCGCACCGATTACGCCCGCTCCGGTTGCTCCCGCCGCTGCCGCTCCGGCACCGGCTGCGCCTGCGCCTTCTCCCGCGCCCGCCGCTCCGGTGGAGGCCAAGGCTCCGGCGGCCCCGGCTGCACCTCCGGCCCCTCCGGCTGCGCCCGCTGCGGCTTCCGAGGCTCCGGCTCCCGCCGCTCCGGTGGAGGCCAAGGCCCCGGCTGCGCCTGCTGCTGCTCCGGCGCCTGCCGCCGCCGAGCCGGCTCCCGCCAAGCCCGAGGCTGCTCCCGCCCCGGTCGCTGCTGCTCCTGCCGCGCCGAAGCCGGCCGCTCCGTCGGCGCCCGCTCCGTCCGCGTCCCGGCCGTCGGCGCCTGCCGGCGCGCGTCTCTCCGAGGGACCGCGCTCCGCCTCCGGCCAGACGTCCCGTCCCGGTTCCGCGGGCCAGTCCTCGTCGCGCCCTGGCGCGCCGTCGCGTCCCGGACAGCCGCCGCGTTCCGGCGGGCCCGGATCGGATCGTGACCGTCGCCCCGGTGGTGGTGGCGCGCCGTCGCGTCCCGGCCAGCAGCGTCCCGGCGGTTCCGGCGTGGTGCTGCGCACCCTGACCGAGGAAGAGCGCAACGCCCGCGCCAGCGCCCTCGCCGACGCCCGCGTCCGTGCGGTCGAAGAGCAGCGCATGGCCGAGGAGCGCCGCGCCGCCGAGGAGGAGGCCCGTCGCCGCGCCGAGCGTGAGCGCACCGAGCGCGCCGAGCGCGAGGCCGCCGAGGCCCGCAAGCGCGAGGACGAGGCTCGCCGCGCCCAGGAAGAAGACAAGAAGCGCAAGGCCGAGCAGGAAGCGCGCAAGCGCTTCGGCGGCGAGGACCAGGGCGCGAGCGCCCGTCCTGCCGGTGCCGGTGCCGGCGCCACCAGCGCCCGCCCGCTCACCCCGCGTCCCGC
The nucleotide sequence above comes from Xanthobacter flavus. Encoded proteins:
- the rpsO gene encoding 30S ribosomal protein S15, which encodes MSITAERKQALIKDFGAKDGDTGSPEVQVAILTERITNLTEHFKSHNKDNHSRRGLLKLVSQRRSLLDYLKKKDEGRYKSLIGRLGIRR
- the nusA gene encoding transcription termination factor NusA → MVAVSANRLELLQIADAVAREKSIDRSIVIAAMEDAIAKAARSRYGQETDIHADINPRTGELRLARHLLVVDDVENTATEITLDGARRHNPAAQVGDTIADTLPPFDFGRIAAQSAKQVIVQKVREAERDRQYDEYKDRIGDVLNGLVKRVEYGNVVVDLGRGEGILRRDELLPRETVKTGDRIRAYIYDVRREPRGPQIFLSRTHPQFMAKLFAQEVPEIYDGIVEIKAVARDPGSRAKIAVISRDQSVDPVGACVGMRGSRVQAVVNELQGEKIDIIPWNPDIATFIVNALAPAEVVKVVLDEDRERIEVVVPDAQLSLAIGRRGQNVRLATQLTGWDIDIMTEQEESERRQKEFAERTKMFSEALDLDEMMGQLLTSEGFTSVEEIAYVPISELASIEGFDEDTATELQSRALKHLAEVEEALDARRKELGVEDEVKDVPGVTSKMLVAFGENDIKTVEDLAGCATDDLIGWSERKDGETIRHAGALDGFEFSREEAEALIMQARVAAGWIEAEPEAEGEDAPAEDA
- the pnp gene encoding polyribonucleotide nucleotidyltransferase, with the translated sequence MFDIHREELDWGGTTLTLETGKMARQADGSVLATYGDTKVLATVVSAKEPKPGQDFFPLTVNYQEKTYAAGRIPGGYFKREGRPSEKETLVSRLIDRPIRPLFPEGYKCDTQVVVTVLAHDLENDPDVVALVAASAALTLSGIPFMGPVGAARVGFIDNEYVLNPTVDEVKESSLDLVVAGTGDAVLMVESEAKELPEEIMLGAVMFGHRHFQPVIQAIIKLAEKAAKEPRTFAPLDVSEIEAKVKEIAEHDLRAAYKIKQKQDRYAAVGAAKSKVKKYYEELAIGGTSVPNPQVVSEVFKALEAKIVRWNILDDGIRIDGRDVRTVRPIVSEVGILPRAHGSALFTRGETQALVVATLGTGEDEQFIDSLEGTYKEHFLLHYNFPPFSVGETGRMGSPGRREIGHGKLAWRAIHPMLPAKHEFPYTLRVVSEILESNGSSSMATVCGTSLALMDAGVPLRRPVAGIAMGLILEDEKFAVLSDILGDEDHLGDMDFKVAGTEQGVTSLQMDIKIAGITEEIMKVALTQAKDGRVHILGEMAKALTTARAELGEHAPRIEVMKIAVDKIREVIGSGGKVIREIVEKTGAKINIEDDGTIKIASANGEAIKAAINWIKSIASEPEVGQIYEGTVVKVVDFGAFVNFFGSKDGLVHVSQMANERVAKPSDVVKEGDKVKVKLMGFDERGKTRLSMKVVDQATGEDLEAKAKAEREAGRTASEGEAGAAE
- a CDS encoding DNA polymerase III subunit gamma/tau, yielding MSDEQQIDDQQDGPGFDLGLPEAAPTPAAPAPAQTAPTEASPGAYRVLARKYRPQNFADLIGQEAMVRTLRNAFSSGRIAQAYILTGVRGVGKTTTARILARALNYEPADGAPGGPSLDLAVMGKHCRDIIESRHVDVMEMDAASNTSINDIREIIESARYRPVMARYKVYIIDEVHMLSTAAFNGLLKTLEEPPEHVKFIFATTEIRKVPVTVLSRCQRFDLRRVEAGTLAAHLSGICAREGVTIEPEALSIVARAAEGSVRDSLSLLDQAIAHGGGTVGADEVRRLLGLADKGRVIDLFEALMKGEIARALAEFRDQYDSGADPAVILTDLADFTHLVTRLKIVPDAADDAALVEAERVRGSEMAQGLSMRVLARAWQMLSKGIGEVQQAPKPAQAAEMVLVRLAYAADLPTPDEALRRLKDQPVPAPAAPSLPSGGGGGGGGPRLSLAPRPAEARPQPREEIRTDARAALPAEGPRLGSLADVAALAAARRDLALKHGIETQLRPVHVEDGRIEVALVPGAPGSLIQDLSRKLNDWTGRRWMVSVSSQSGGPTLAEENAAVKAEREEGIKAHPLVAAVLARFPGAEVVDVRTREEPPADEGLAPSEEDYLAGPGADDEIEF
- the rimP gene encoding ribosome maturation factor RimP, which translates into the protein MTEINAVLDDPNEPRLITETGVAARVAAIASGVLGGLGYRLVRVKVTNRDGGTVQIMAERPDGTMSIDDCEAASRALSPVLDVEDPIASAYRLEMSSPGIDRPLVRLSDFVRWAGHEVKVEMSVPVDSRKRFRGILTGAEDGDALVRRTDARADEEPTVRLPLRDIHDARLVLTDALVREALRAAKAAGQAVDDEIDEDAEDFLDTVDPLEADDTFEPGDLDGDEDEAPAAPARGPVANKGATGKVAGKKAKKSKVAGKKPVSKKSNAKKKAGLETAASSANASSVKEKH
- a CDS encoding universal stress protein, which translates into the protein MIPTRQSREPGHRRKFLVVVDDTPECDRAVYYAARRAAGTEGGVVMLGVLELEGVSQQWLGVADLMRAEAHEEMEARLAKYVARARQVAGIAPETVIREGALAEAIGAVIREDRDIAILVLAAGTGKEGPGPLVASLAAGHAARFPIPVTIVPGALTDQELDGLA
- a CDS encoding GlcG/HbpS family heme-binding protein — translated: MSELKLEQAQTIVTTALAHARAGGMNPLAICVLDGRGALKAAGSEDGTSLNRMDIALGKAKGALALGMGSRSLFKRAKDQPFFIAAATSAIGGSLIPVPGGVLIRSGDGKVIGVVGISGDTSDNDEACAIAGITAAGHAADQGAD
- a CDS encoding YbaB/EbfC family nucleoid-associated protein translates to MRDLMGMMKQAKELQDRMQQMQAELETVEVEGSSGGGLVSVRVTAKGECKAVRIDPSLVKPEEVEILEDLIVAALADARGKAERVMQEKMQSLTGGLALPPGLKLF
- a CDS encoding RNA-binding protein, with the translated sequence MPAILDEDETDEGPRSLAAARAPLSRLCLATRRVLPVADMLRFVVAPDGAIIPDLSRKLPGRGAWVGATRADFDAALKKKAFGRAFKGRGKAAPDLADLVDRLIYKDALAALSLANKAGRVVTGFTKVEAALGTGDVLVVLNASDARPDGVRKLNALLRQVEAAGFRAVHTVDCFPGIDLDLALGRSNVVHAALLAHPTAKGFLERCHRLSRWRTGTSLGETPGQGPNPSHGNDLSHGADLPHDPGRMQGTDTE